AGAAAGCCGTTACGTCCGACACCAAAATCGACGAACGCAGCTTGGATGCTGGGTTCAATATTGACCACTTTTCCCTTGTAGATATTACCTACCAGGTTTTCGAGGCTGTTTCGTTCTACATAAAGTTCTTCGAGAATACCATCTTCCACGATGGCGATTCGACTTTCCTCCGGTTGGAGGACATTAATCAGCATTTCCTTTTTCATGGAATACCCTTTGTCGTGTGGTTTCACGACGAAAATTGTATTCTTCCTCAGTCGCTGAAGAGACGGACGTTTCCTGCATCGATCGGATCTTTGCCTGGAGTGTGCCGGTCTGTAGTCTGCCGCTGAAGTAGAAAATCCAGTAGCGGGCAGATCTCTTGGGGGGGATTGTATTTCTTCGGCATAAAACCGAAGGCACACAATCAATGAGAGATTTCATGATGCGATTGTTGAGTCGAATCATTTCCTGTGCGATGTCATGAAGGAGCTTTGATCCTGAGTTTGCTGATTCTGGTTTGCTTACTTCGTCAGTCAGATTATCGGAGACGGAGCACAGCTCAAAAAGCCGGGCATCCATCGCGGTAAACTGAGGTGAAGAGCAGGTGGTTCCAGCAAGTGGGGGAGTCCCTCGTTGACTCTGAAAATGTGACATGATAGCCGCAGCATTCCACTTTAAGGCGGCAATTGCCGTCTTGCTGATTGTTTGCTGTAAATGATCAGGTGGTTTGTTCATGCTGTCATTGATGTGAGGCGACGGGATGCGGGAATTTCAAACTGACTGGATCTGATATACCAGATTTGTTTGACGGACTTCCCATTGCATTCCCCTGTGATGCTCACACGTTGTTCGTTTCAGGGCCAGGAAATGATTTTGCAATACATTTCGTCTTAATGGAATTTGTTCTTACTTGATCCATTCACCACCGAGGTGAACTGGACGGCAGTTGGATGGTTTCATTGAAACCGAGTAAACCAACTGCAAAATGTAAACGTGAAATTGTGATGATGAATGCTGGTTAAAATTTCGCGTTCATCCGGAAATCAATATGTTCTGTCTGCTTGGTGTCAAAAGAGTGTTCCGCATCGTAACGTAATCTGGTTACAGGGGGAGTTCTTCATCAAACAGATCAGGACAAATTTTATACAATTCTCCTCTTAAATAACTTTCTACGTCACGGGCAACATCGATGGTCATCGCATGTGCGGCGATTTCCTCTGCCCGTTCTATTGTCAGATGTCTGATTACTTCTTTTACTTCCGGGATCGCCAGTGGAGTGGCACTGATCTGTCGGATTCCCAGTCCTGCCAATAATGGAATCGACTTGAGATCAGAGCTCATCTGGCCACAGACGGTGACCGGTATATTTTTCTTATGGGCCGCCTCCACAACCATTTTAATCAGCCTTAAAATCGAAGGATCTGAAGAATTGTACAGAGGCGATACTGCGGGATCAGAACGATCCACGGCTAGAGTATACTGAATTAAATCATTTGTCCCAATGGAGAAAAAGTCAACTTCTTCTGCAAATTCTTCTGCCAGAAGGGCTGCCGCGGGGACCTCGACCATCATTCCAATCGGAATATTCGGATTGAAGTCGACTCCGCGTTCTTCGAGGTCTTCCAGGACGTCTCCCACGATCATTTTGGCCTGACGCCATTCCAACAGGGTGGAAATCAGGGGAAACATGATCCGCACGTCGCCGTGGACGGCGGCACGGAAGATCGCTCTCAGCTGAGTTTTAAATAAAGGCAGGTCGCGCAGACTGAGTCTGACGCTCCGCAGTCCTAATGCCGGATTCATGCCTTCTTTTGCCAGGTGTCTGTAGCCTCGGGGGATTTTGTCAGCACCCAGATCGAGGGTTCGAATAACAATCGGCCGGTTTTTAGCAGCTTGAACGACGCGGCAGTAGGCATCGTAGTGGACTTCTTCCGTCGGTTCGGTATTGGACTGGAGATAGAGGAATTCGGTTCGATACAGGCCAATTCCATCTGCGCCCCGTTCCCGGCAGTGTTCGACTTCATTGGGGAATTCAATATTCCCCATGACGTGGATCCGAGTTCCGTCCTTCGTTTCAGAGCGGATTTTTCGGCGGGCCGCCAGTCGGGCGGCCATCGAACGCTGACGTTCTCCCGTATCTTTGTATTTGGCGAGCGTTTCTTCGTCGGGGTCGATGATGATTTCGCCGTTATTGCCATCCACGATGACCATATCACCGCCGGAAATATCCGAGAGAAAGTCACCCAGACCCACGACAGCAGGAATTTCCAGGGCTCCGGCAAGAATCGACGTATGACTGGTTCGGCCGCCAACTTCAGTGGCAAAACCGAGTACAAATTCTTTGGCAAGACCCGCTGTTTCACTGGGAGTCAGATTGTTTGCCAAAACGATAATGGGCGTGGTTAGATTGGAAAGTTCTTCTCGTTTCTCACCCAGAAGCTGTTTCAGGAGCCGTTTTTCGAGGTCAATAATATCACTGGCCCGTTCTGCCAGATAATTATCGCCCAGATGCTGGACTAGTTTGGTGTAACGGCGGAAAACCCGGCTGGAAGCATGTTCCGGAGAATAGCATTTTTCGCGAATCAGGGTTTCGATCTCTTCGCGCAGTCGCGGTGAGCTGACCATTTGCAGGTGAGCTGCGAAAATCGCTCCGTATTGTTCTCCCAGTTTATCTGAAGCGAGTCGTTCATTTTCAGCGATTTCTTCACAGACCGCGTCCAAGGCGGATTTCAGTCGCGCTATTTCTGTTTCGATGACATTGACGCTGACGAATTGACGTGGAATGCGAAAGTCTTCCGTCCCCAAAATGAGCGCGGGGCCGAAATTTACTCCCGGAGAAACTGCAATTCCACGTTTAACAAGCATTCAATTAGGGCCTACTATGGCGCTTTCAACAGACAGGCAACTGGCGGGAAGCCACTCAGTCGGTGTGTACGGGGGTTATTCAGATGGATCAGACGTTTCTTCGAATTTTTTATACCCTGATTCAAAAAACTGAACGATTTCTTCCATGAGTTTGCTGGCATCTTCTCCACTGGCTTCTAATACCAGTTCGATATCGGTCTTCGCCTCCAAGGCCAGCAAATCAAAGGCTTCTTTGGCACTGCCGGAAACGTCTCCATTCGAAATCGTCATTTCACAGTTATAAGTGCGTGCGATTCTGACGATTTCCGAGATCGGACGAAGGTGCAGCCCCTCTTTCATTTTGACAGTGACGATCTGACGACATACAGATTCTTGCATGGCACTAATTGATAACTACTCAAGCAACCTGAAAAACAAACCGTGTCTCATTCAGGAATGATGGCATTTTCAGTGAGATTTCGTAATTACCCCTTTCCTCATTGTCCGACCAGAAATGAGCCAGAGTCGAGCATCTCTTCTGAAACTCAAAATGAATGGTCGGCATTGGCGGCAAGTATGAGCTGAATTCGAACAGGTTCTCCCTGACTTTGTGTGTCCAGGTACTTAATCCAGCTGATTGCTGTCAGCTTCGTTAAGTAGTTCAACAATGTCTTCTATGTTTTTGGATTGACGGAGAAAATTACAGAATTTTTGATTCCGCAAATGGCGGGAAATATTTTCCAGCCCGCGTAAGTGATCTCCAGGACGATCCAGAGGCGAAATTAGCAAAAACAAAATATAAACATCCTCACCATCGAGACTGGCGAAGTCGACACCTTCCGAAGAGAGGGCGACTGCGGCGGTCAGATTTTCTACGGAAGAATGTTTGGTGTGAGGGACGGCCACACCATTTCCGATACCGGTTGAACCCAGCTCTTCTCGCTTGAGAATTGCCGAGACGATACCTTCCTCATCTTCAGCAGAGATGCTGCCTGCATTTTTCAGGCTGGCAACCATCGTGCGGATTGCTTCTTCTTTGGTTGTTACATTCAATTCCGGAATGATCGCATCCGAAACCACGAAGTCTGTTAACTTCATGTATTCTTTCCTTCTAACTACATCTGCAAAAAAATCAGTGTCCGCGGTTAAAGCGCAAGACGTTGTTGTAAATTGCGACAGCTTAAACAACGG
This genomic interval from Gimesia alba contains the following:
- the ptsP gene encoding phosphoenolpyruvate--protein phosphotransferase, which gives rise to MLVKRGIAVSPGVNFGPALILGTEDFRIPRQFVSVNVIETEIARLKSALDAVCEEIAENERLASDKLGEQYGAIFAAHLQMVSSPRLREEIETLIREKCYSPEHASSRVFRRYTKLVQHLGDNYLAERASDIIDLEKRLLKQLLGEKREELSNLTTPIIVLANNLTPSETAGLAKEFVLGFATEVGGRTSHTSILAGALEIPAVVGLGDFLSDISGGDMVIVDGNNGEIIIDPDEETLAKYKDTGERQRSMAARLAARRKIRSETKDGTRIHVMGNIEFPNEVEHCRERGADGIGLYRTEFLYLQSNTEPTEEVHYDAYCRVVQAAKNRPIVIRTLDLGADKIPRGYRHLAKEGMNPALGLRSVRLSLRDLPLFKTQLRAIFRAAVHGDVRIMFPLISTLLEWRQAKMIVGDVLEDLEERGVDFNPNIPIGMMVEVPAAALLAEEFAEEVDFFSIGTNDLIQYTLAVDRSDPAVSPLYNSSDPSILRLIKMVVEAAHKKNIPVTVCGQMSSDLKSIPLLAGLGIRQISATPLAIPEVKEVIRHLTIERAEEIAAHAMTIDVARDVESYLRGELYKICPDLFDEELPL
- a CDS encoding HPr family phosphocarrier protein, with translation MQESVCRQIVTVKMKEGLHLRPISEIVRIARTYNCEMTISNGDVSGSAKEAFDLLALEAKTDIELVLEASGEDASKLMEEIVQFFESGYKKFEETSDPSE
- a CDS encoding PTS sugar transporter subunit IIA — encoded protein: MKLTDFVVSDAIIPELNVTTKEEAIRTMVASLKNAGSISAEDEEGIVSAILKREELGSTGIGNGVAVPHTKHSSVENLTAAVALSSEGVDFASLDGEDVYILFLLISPLDRPGDHLRGLENISRHLRNQKFCNFLRQSKNIEDIVELLNEADSNQLD